The following are encoded in a window of Schistocerca nitens isolate TAMUIC-IGC-003100 chromosome 9, iqSchNite1.1, whole genome shotgun sequence genomic DNA:
- the LOC126203277 gene encoding uncharacterized protein LOC126203277 yields the protein MPSVLIVLLGALALFQAPEAAAGKDVPIEAMDPAKLEILRQVVAAAPDRGDAIQMAMRAVFDEMRRAARAQGGERKATPTAALQAALDRGGELVQQADDALQKLAKELTLIAKQTATNFTSCLVEEREHLAELEAVLGSETLSCLMGGVRLLAAIKELNGTARGLIADAKSCSKLDDTLVKIQCRTQLLVELGPELLSRTAELKEAAAEDAEAVADQVEALVQKCLPAGSPLDLEVQDLLTDMGRCTASAVAAAEGRREAPREDL from the exons GCGCCTGAGGCCGCCGCCGGCAAGGACGTGCCCATCGAGGCCATGGACCCGGCGAAGTTGGAGATTCTGCGGCAGGTGGTGGCGGCGGCGCCGGACCGGGGCGACGCCATCCAGATGGCGATGCGCGCCGTCTTCGACGAGATGCGGCGCGCAGCCAGGGCGCAGGGCGGCGAGCGCAAGGCCACACCCACTGCCGCTCTGCAGGCGGCTCTGGACCGTGGTGGGGAGCTGGTCCAGCAGGCCGACGACGCTCTCCAGAAGCTCGCGAAGGAGCTCACGCTCATCGCCAAGCAG ACAGCCACCAACTTCACGTCGTGCCTGGTGGAGGAACGTGAGCACCTGGCAGAACTGGAGGCTGTGCTGGGCAGCGAAACCCTGAGCTGCCTGATGGGTGGCGTAAGGCTGCTGGCTGCCATCAAGGAACTCAACGGAACCGCCCGGGGACTCATCGCGGATGCCAAGAGCTGCTCCAAACTCGACGACACGCTCGTCAAG ATTCAGTGTCGCACGCAGCTGTTAGTGGAGCTCGGTCCAGAGCTGCTGTCGCGCACTGCAGAGCTGAAAGAGGCAGCCGCGGAAGATGCCGAGGCCGTGGCGGACCAAGTGGAAGCGCTCGTGCAGAAGTGCCTGCCGGCCGGGTCTCCGCTGGACCTCGAGGTGCAGGACCTGCTGACGGACATGGGGCGCTGCACGGCCAGCGCCGTGGCTGCCGCAGAGGGGCGCCGGGAGGCACCGCGCGAGGACCTCTAG